The candidate division KSB1 bacterium genome includes a window with the following:
- the rplC gene encoding 50S ribosomal protein L3, which produces MLGLIGKKVGMTRLFDESGNMVPVTVIEAGPCYVAQIKTPDKDGYSAVQLAFGERRAKVATKPLVGHCQKAGIKPARVLREFRDFALADQVKPGDVLKVDLFNAGDVVTVTGVSKGRGFAGVVKRHHFGGGPKSHGQSDRHRAPGSIGSSSFPSRSFKGLRMAGRMGGETVTVRNLKVVKVDADKNLIAVKGAVPGAPNGIVIIKKK; this is translated from the coding sequence ATGCTTGGATTGATTGGGAAAAAGGTGGGCATGACGAGGCTCTTCGATGAGTCAGGCAATATGGTGCCGGTGACCGTCATCGAAGCGGGCCCGTGCTACGTAGCGCAGATCAAGACCCCAGACAAAGACGGCTACAGCGCCGTGCAGCTAGCCTTTGGCGAACGAAGGGCCAAGGTGGCCACCAAGCCGCTTGTTGGCCACTGCCAGAAGGCAGGCATCAAGCCAGCGCGCGTGTTGCGCGAGTTCCGCGACTTTGCCTTGGCTGACCAGGTGAAGCCGGGTGACGTGCTCAAGGTTGACCTGTTCAATGCGGGGGATGTGGTAACAGTGACCGGTGTGTCCAAGGGGCGTGGGTTTGCGGGAGTGGTCAAGAGGCACCACTTCGGTGGAGGGCCGAAGAGCCACGGCCAGAGCGATCGCCATCGTGCGCCGGGGTCCATTGGCTCGTCCTCTTTCCCATCCCGGTCGTTCAAAGGGTTGCGCATGGCGGGCCGCATGGGCGGCGAGACTGTGACCGTGCGCAACTTAAAGGTGGTCAAGGTTGACGCGGACAAGAACCTGATTGCAGTGAAGGGTGCCGTACCAGGCGCACCCAACGGCATCGTCATCATTAAAAAGAAGTAG